The sequence TGTTTAAAGTTTTATAGTATAGTGCATTTAGACACGCCAAAGTAGAATTgtaagaaatgtatttcagaaaaacatttggCACCCCTTTcactcatttgttttcatcGATATGCAAGATAAAATGTCTTTCATTACGTAGGGAGGAGGCACAAAACAGGAAGTTGTTTATAGTCTGTGGCAGTTAAGTAAGTATCTTGTATACTGAAAAAGATGCACAGTAGTATATATAccaaaaacaagtaaaaaattGCTATTGTTGAACAAATGCTGACCAAAAAAGTACAAATAAGGTCTAAGTAGAACTTGAAGTTCAGATCTTAGAATATTCTGATAACTTCATAGTCACTTTTGAGGGGTCCCATCTTCAGAATGCTGGAGTCGGGGTGCATTCAGACAGTTACCTGCCTTCTCTATGAGAAAGCTTAGGAGGGAGTTGGGTCCTTCATGAATGCCTCCTAAGCCCTTCATTCCACTCTCTGGAGGAGTATAAAGCATCTGCTTCCTTTTAGAGGTGATTCTGGTGTAAAGCTTTTGAGGggtgggtgttttgttttctaaatgatttccaagcaattctgtgatctgaGTTTCCTTGGTAACACCTTGTAGCTGATGTAATGTTCTGTAAAATCTCTTTATTCAGacatgtgttggttttttgttttgtttttaaattttattttatttccccagCAACATCTCATGTCTGTTGTctccatttgtttcatttccaatttTAGTCTGAGAACTCCTCTTCATATTATTCCCTTGTCCTCCTGGCACTTGATATACATGTTCGTGGCTGGTTATCACAGTTGCCGATGTGCCTGCTGAAAGGAATGTTGGCAAATCTGAATTTTACCCCGCTAAGGATGGGGAATGCAAGAGAACTAATTCTGTTATGGGATGTAACTGGGAGAGCAAGCCTTGGAGAGACAGTTATTGCTCTTGTTGCCTGTACAGATGGAAGGCAGAGGCTGCTACCACTGGGAGCTGTTTTCTTACTTCATAGTTACCTGATTCTTTCTTCAGTAGCAGAACAACAGACCTACCTTCTCAGGATTTCAGCCTAGGTAGCATGTGTTCACCTTGCCTTTTGCTGTACTGAGCTTCTTCCTCTAACACACATACCTACTCATTTGCATTCTGTTTCTGCACCTTTTGTATATTGTCTCAACaaatcttgtttgtttgtcttcagGAAAGGGGTGGTTCATCTTGAGGATTTTCACTGCATCGCCATGCTGGGACGTGGCCACTTTGGGAAGGTAGTGTAGAAGTGCTCTCTCTGCAGAGGGCAGTAGGGCTGCTGTTGTGAAGGTGGGCCTCTGCCTCAGAGTCTGAATAGAAATGTTGCAGAGATTTGTTGTACTGTAGAtatacaaagcaaaaccacaagCAGCTTGTGGTTGTGGGGAAGGCTCTTGATAACAGAAGAGTTCTTGATAACAGCCCTAATCAAGGGCTGTTGATAACAGCCAAAACTCCTGAAGATTTATGGCTTCAAAACATGGAGGAAGCCCTCCAGGAAGTGCCAGACCATCTAGTAGAGGACAGTATTACCATTCTTTTCATTGTCACTGTGATCGTTGGTGGAATAGTGTGATTCCCACAAAGTGTGCATACAGGTGCTTGCTGTAAGAGgtgcttttaaaacacacaaCCAGCTGCAATACTGCCATTTCTGAAAAGACATAACTTACAGTGTTGTCAttctgaactgcagcagctcaaGCTGTAGAGTAAAAGAGCTCCATTTTTAGAGCTGCTTGAGCCTGGTTTTAAGAATGGCTGTCTGAAGTGGATGGAAATAGTTTTTGTCAATGGGAGCTGAAGTAATCCAACAAGGAAATAACAGATTTGTTTGGAGTACAGCatttctgttgtctttcagGTACTGCTGGCCCAATACAAAGCAACTGGGAAGCTGTATGCTATCAAAGCCTTGAAGAAAAAGGATATCATTAGGAGAGATGAAATTGATAGGTGAGCTTTGTGGTACAATTGCCAATGATATATTATCACACCTGCAGTGCATAGGTATGACGTGTTCTACTAGTTTTAGTGCTGTTAATGTTAAGGGTGACCTTAAGGCCAGGGTAACTAAAATCAGGAATAAGGGAACTTACAACAGTTCTATTATCTAGCTTCTAGTGCAATCAGACACCTGAAGAACAATCTAAAATTCAAGGTTTGGAAGCATGTAAGATGAATATTGTAATTGACCacactttttatttccatatcaTAAAAGGCAaagattttcatcttctttctgtctttcttgaaaccgtttttttctgccaaattttaacactgacattttaattctttgaaTCCTGGCAGCTTGAACTGTGAGAAGAGAATATTTGAGGTGGTCAATTCTTCTGATCATCCATTCCTTGTGAACATGTTTGCGTGTTTCCAAACACCTCATCATGCTTGTTTTGTGATGGAATACACCCCGGGAGGTGATCTCATGATGCGCATACATGAAGATGTTTTtccagagcacacagcacagtgagtTAGAATTAATCTAGTTTCCAGGCATTGAAAGTGTTTAACTTGATTTTCATATATCTTTCCCAATATCTGTTCCTCTTTGCTAGGTTTTACACAGCCTGCGTAGTCTTGGGACTCCAGTTTCtgcatgagaagaaaattatctATAGGTAATGCAGTGAAAAATCAAATACAAGACAGTTTAGAAACTTGAAACTTTATTTTGTCCTGTAGATACATCTTTGGAGCTAACTATCTTGTTGAGGTCTCTAgtctttctgtttgtctttatttttcccatgttcTGTTGCTGTCAGCGTGTTCATCCTCTGTAACATGTCAGTATGTTCCGGTGGCACGTGTACCTTAGTGCTTTCCTTGTTAACTTGAACAGCTCAGTAATTTGTCATGCTGTTGTGGgatattcttttcagaaaaaataatcccCACCCAGCTCTAAGCTGCTTTTTGAGGCTTTTATTAAGAGGAAAACATCAGTGAGTTGAGGGGAATCTTCCAAATAGTATGTAGCTTAAACTGAATGTAGACTGATTGtagatatttattctttttattagcATCTAGTTTCTGCCTCATGTGAAAGAGCCTGTTGGATGGCAGTCCTCAGACTTCATCCATCACTTTCTTTGCTCCCTTCTTTGTGTGCAGGGACCTGAAATTGGATAATCTGCTTTTAGATGCTGAAGGATTTGTGAAGATTGCAGATTTTGGGCTGTGTAAGGAAGGTGAGTTCCTTTGATGAAGCCAATTTAAACCACCAGAACAAAGTTTAGGGTCTGGGCTTTAATAAGGTGTTCACAAGTAGGAGTACCAGGTATGCAACTTCAACtccacttaaaataaatatgtattaatctccacttaaaataattaaatgtcaCCTGTCTAGCCATGATGAACTTGGAAAGAGTACTCTTTGCTCTTCAGGAACCTTATGAAGGAGTTTACAATGTACTTCTCTGCTGGAATAAGCAAGGATATGTAGGATTCTACAAGATATGTACTTAAGTAAATAAACAGTGGAATCTGTGGGTTTTCTTGATTGAGTTGCTTATGTAAGCATTGTCTGAGTTGTTATTCAGAGTTGCTGGGGACCTAAGGTATCATACTTTCTCATTAGTAATTGCAAGCACCGATGAGAGCCCTTGCACAGTTAACAACAATGAATTATCAAGAGGTAATCTATTGCTTTCAGAAGATGAGGCTGCGTGAGATTTATTTAGAAGCTTGTGCCGGCTTTGACATGAGTGTTCTTGTCCTACAGGAATAGGTTTTGGAGACCGCACAAACACCTTCTGTGGTACTCCTGAGTTCCTGGCTCCAGAAGTCCTCACCGACATCTCATACACTCGGGCAGTAGACTGGTGGGGACTGGGTGTACTCATTTATGAGATGCTTGTTGGTGAGGTAAGACCACACATCTCTTAGAAAATCTCATCGAACAGTCttgggcagagcagcacctgaTCATCTGAGATAAAATTTTGATGAAAGTAGCCAACTATTTATTAGTTATTAATAATACTGTACTATTTAGAtcatctttcttgtgcttgcCAAATAGTAACTGATCTGTACAACTCCGTGCTATTCTTATTCCTATATATTAGCAAGGAATGGGTGCCACGtatgttaaattaaaaattgtCACAATTGCAGTCACCATTTCCTGGAGATGATGAGGAAGAAGTCTTTGATAGCATTGTCAATGATGAAGTCCAGTATCCACGATTCCTGTCATCAGAGGCACTTTCTATAATCCGTAAGGTAATGGGTTAGCActtaaaattcatgtttttccttctctttaccTAAATGCTATTCTTCAGCTTAAGAATGACTAAGGAAGCGTCTGCTGCTGCACACTCTGAAACAGCAAAGTGTTGCTTTAAAGACAGAAGTATTGAGTCATTCACTGAAGGTGGCTTGAGTCAGTTTTTTGAGTGTAATCTGGTAGTTAAGATGCACAATTAAGATGAGATACACACAGTTTGTAGTGGGAATGTTACTGATGTTGGTAAGTTGTTCACAAGGAGCAATGTCTGAGCTATTACTAGCAGTTTGACTGCTGAAGAGAAGGTGAATGAGAAGATACTGAGGAGCTGATTCATCTCTTTCCGTTTTTATCTCCAGAATGTTGGTTTTGTCCATCTTTGTTCCAGTTATTTAATTCTGTACTGATCTTTCCTGCAGCTTCTTCGAAAGTGTCCAGAGCGTAGGCTAGGAGCAGGGCAAAAAGATGCAGAAGAGATTAAAATCCAGCCCTTTTTTAAGGTAGGAATAcactttttccctccttcttaGCTCTTGTGTTTGAGATGAGAgtggtttgctttttctgttggtGCTGAGGCAGATTTCCATTATTTATCAGTGAGATCTTAGTGGCAGCTTCTGTTGCATCTTATTGCTCTATTCAGGCATTAACGTTTCAATTCATGTTGGCACTGGCACCCCTGAGTATGTTTTCTGGGCTCTGTAAGCTTCCAGGGCCAGCTTGTTATTCCAGACTGTGCTGCTTCTATGTACCAatatacatttcttttaagcCATCACCAAATACACTGTTATAAATTAAACTGCAGCAGTCaaagatatggtttagtgatgACAGATAGCGCTGTCCAGTCTAGTTGTGGCACCTATATTTGCAGAATATACAAGAATCCTAAGAGAAGCTGAGGTTAAAGACACACTTGCTTCGGGTCAGTGGTGTATGTTTGCTCTAGGCAAGGGTGTTACACTCCTCCAGGTGATGCTGACTCTCTATACTACCTGGCCTGCAccagacagtttttttttcccttagttttAACTTCTCATTTCATAAATAATGTCAGCCTGTCCTGTTCACTTCCTTCTCGTACAGGAAATGGATTGGGATGCTTTGTATGCCAGGACTCTGAAGCCCCCTTTTGTGCCCACTCTAAAAGATCCAACGGACATTAGCAACTTTGATGAAGAGTTTACATCACAGAAGCCAATTCTGACTCCTCCAGAGGAGGTTGCTGTCCTAACCCGTAAGGAGCAGGCTGTCTTCAAGGACTTTGACTTTGTCTCCAAACACCTTTTGTATGCTTGATTCCTGTGCTTAAGAAACATGAACAAATAGATTGTTACCATCTCAGAGGGCATAGAGAGGACTTGGCATGGGCGATGGAAAAGTCAATAAGCTCCATAGAACGGGTAGTGCTGAAGCGCCCTGCAAGCTGAGTtactctgctgtgtttttttcagccttGCTTGCTGGAGGAATACTGGATATGAATTACCTTTGAGAAGTTCAGTTTTGACTGGATGTGTCTTCTGCTGCCATTGAACATGTATAGTAATTTGGAATGTAATCTGGTTTTAACTAAATCATGTCATCTCTGCCTCCCAGGTTGCTCTTTACAAAAAGCCAAAGGAATGCAGCTCTTTTAGGTTACATAATACCAGGGAGAAAGGCCGATTCTCACCCATTTTCTAGAAGAGATATGCAGTGCTCCTTCTTTGTAATGATTTTATACCAGTTCCCACTTGTGTATGCCAGAGAAGGAATGGATTTTAACACAACTGAGGTAATGATGTTTGAGTTTGGTAATGATCCAAGTGATGTATTTTAAGTAAATCTTAGTGATTGTTTTTAGTAATTATCAAAAAGCCACAATTTTGcacatgctttcttttcctttatttttgaaaataaagatacTATTCTTTATAATGAAATCTCAGCTTTTCATCTCCTTGGTGTTAGGTGAATGTTTCAGATCAGTGCTGCCCATATTAAACTCCATAGGcgggattttatttttctctgtaacaATCatggcagtattttttttttttgctccttccttccatctcaAGTTGTCTGTACATATTGCACGGTATGATCAGCTGTCACAGCCAAACGACTGCAGTCAAGTCTTGTCTGCAGTTGTTATCAATCTGTATCTCCTGTATCTTTTTTGGAATGGTTAAATATTGACAGTGTTAGTGCTGGAAAATCAGGAAGTTTAAGCTGATCTAATTTGCCTAGCAacatattttgtaattaaactTGGTtagatgcattttcttctctttaattcATAATGTTAGCTTGTTGGGTAAAAAAGGAAAGCTTGTACAGAAATGAAGCATTCCACTGAAGGCAAATAGAGACACAAAGCTCTTGTTCTTTCAGGAGCAGTAGATAAAAGTCAAACTAATACAATGGCACTATTTTTGGAGGTAAGGATAAGAAGCAGCTTGTGAGTTGCCTGGGTTAAATGCTTCAGAATTCAGAGACATTGAAGAGCTTTAGTAAGAGCATATGTTTgtgcaaaacaaataattcaCTCTGAACcttgttttcctattttcagaGCTAAGTAtaactgctgctgaaagctcCAGCATATAAATGTACTTTCaaccttctgctctgcagaagcagGATACACATCTTCCTCTCCCAGCTGACTGTAATGGTTGGCTTGTTTATGGCCCTGCAGTTGTTTTGtgattttcctttgtctttttttaaggTAAGGACCTTTTTTTAGAGTGTTAAGCACAGCAGGTTGTTAGTTCAGGTGAAACCTAGAAGTTGGgtttcagaaagaaaggcaaaaagaaacaaacaaggtGTATGTAATTGTTAAATACTTTTATAGTAAAAATACCATAAACTACCATTCCAGTGCACGTACAAGAGAATTACCAAAGAGCACAACGCTGTGTTTTGAACTGTATTACCTGCTGGCATGTTTTTGAGGGATAgctaaagaaaaagtaattgttAAGGAGGAAATGAGCCATCCTGCAGCAGGCACCACGCTGACACAACTGCAGGGTCCTTCCTGGACTGTGCATCATTATTATGAAGACAGTTCTTAACATTCTGATATCCCTCTGGCAGGAGttccttctctgaacacacgAGCCTGGATGCAGGCTACAGACTCTGGATTTAGTCAAAAAAGAAGTCTGTGTTTTCAATCTGCTTTTAGACTATCATGTTGTGTTAGTGACTCTATACTGTCCTTTCCTGAGTGCTCATTCACTTTAAAGCCCTGAGTGCGTTCTGCCAGCTTGCCAGATGTATTCCTGAGCTGCTGTTAATTTCCAAGTCACGGCAATTAAGGCACAATAACTAAGTTGTTggatgtgctttgcttttttttgtttttaaagcagaaaagggtCAGCACTAAGATTCACACCACAGGCTTTTCTACTTTAAACTGTTGATCCTAACTTCCTTATGGAAACTTGAACTATGACCTTCTATTACAATGGAAAACAAGTAaagctgctgccatcccagaATGCTATCagcaccccaaccccatagaaACAAATAGGACCTAGAACCTTTCCTTTACAAGATTCCATTCCAGTGACactttgtattatttcattacTGATATGCTGAGGTAGTAGCATTACCACTGGTGTTATTTGAGCTAGGCAAGAAGTGCTCACCTCTGTCACAGGCTCTTTTCCCATTAGATACAGTAAAGGTGAAGGGTGTGAGGGTTATTTGCAGAAGTACCTGTAGGCAAACATTGCTCTTCTGTCCAAAGAGTCTGACATCACTCGTTGCTGAATTCATTCAAAATACTCTATGATTTTTTGACAGCACCATCAACTTAAAGGAGAAACAACCTGTTAGGATGCTATCAGGGCATTATAAGGTACAGGGTAATGATGTTGACTGAATTTGTTGTCTTACAGCTGTTTCTCATACACATTAATGCTATGAAATCTCAAGGCATGCAGTTTAGGCATGCAGGCaaaatgaaatttgcttttGACTGTACAAATACTTACTCAAATATTTCTCTTATGTATCCAACATTACTGACAAAAGGCACTGTGGTTCTCACAGTAAGAGCTATGCTGAAGAAAGGCCACAGGGATTCTTGCATATCTTCAGGTGTGGATGCAAGTTAACACGAGGAAGGGGATTCAAAGAGATAACTCTCCTTGGTCAAGACATCAGCACTTCTGACCCCCTTAGAACCAGTGTCTCCCCTTTAACAGTGTTACTCATATATAAAAAGTAGCCCTGATGATCCTTCTTGAGAGGTGATTTGTCTTTATGGATGAGCAGGTTATGTTATGGAACATGTTGCATAGCCCGTGATGTATTACAGTTCCACGCAAGGTGAGCAAAACGTTATCCAACAACCTGCAGATGTCTTTTGGCATTTTACTAATCAGGTACCACTGACTAGACAGTTTCATTGTTCCTGTGAAAATAGATTTTCTCCCATGCAGTGAGATGGCACGAACAGAAAAACCTCCAGAGATTGCGGATTACTCCTTGGTCAAAGGGATTCTCCAGCTCTGAGTGTCGCAGGTAGGAGATGCGGTGGTATGACATGAACTCCCAGGTGGTGGTGTTGCATGAGATCAGATAGAGGTGTGAAATAAGCAGCAGCAAGACAACAATGGTGAATACAACTATCAGGAGGAAGGATACGAGGAGGAAAATGTTGTGCCACAGCCACTCCCAGGACTGTTTAAAGTAAAGGCCTGAcctttaaagagaaataaagtcaAGGTTAAACATGGAAAACTAGTTATATAAACCAAGGGTCACATTTAATTTGATCCATAACTGGTGAGATTCTGATCATCATATACTGCAGCTAATTTTATATATTGTAAGCTCTTAAGAGACTGCAACAGCAGCGCCTTAGGTTCTAAGAAGTTCAAAGGACACTGGTTCACCAGACAGCTTAAAGAATGCAGTCATCTTCAGCCAACACCTCTCCTGAACACGTCCACAGCAGAAACCCAGTTGGAGTTTCCAAAACGCTCAAAGTATTGTATTGCAATAACTGAAGCAAAATTAGTTGCTTGTCTACTGTTAATTCTATTCATTTAATCTCTAAACAAAGATGAGCGGTGAAACCTAAGTTATCAGATTCTGCTCAGCTACTGATCAGCTGTGTTGCTCCTCAGCAGATCAGAATGCTCAGACAAGCTGATCTTCAGGATACAAATCAGGGTGAAGGTACAAAGCCAATCCAGTCAGTGCTATGTTCTGCACAAACCCCTTAAGGGGGATCTCCAGGAGCATCAGGACTCCTAAGTTCAGTGGTCAAAGTGCTGCTTCCAGGCCTTACCAAGCAACGTGTCCTCCCCACAGCAGAACTATGAGCTGTACACTAAGGTAGACTATGAAGAGAGGGTGATTCTTCTCTCCTACACAATTCTCAATCCAGGGGCAGTGATGGTCATAGCGCCGAACACAATGTTggcacagctggcagtgctTGGCTCTCATTGgttgctgcaaagcaaaaccaaaacagtagCATTAACCTGGTCTTGTTAAACTTTCTGCTTGGTAAAAGCATTATGCAAACAGATCCGCTTCCCAAAAGCACTCTGTTCTGAGATAACAGAACAATATCAGCATGGCTGAGACAAGTGAAGGGGGATCAAGATTCCCTTAGTACAGATCCCAGTGAGTGAGATCCAAATTAAATGACTCTCCCACACTGTATTTTGTTATCTACCTGTATATAGGAAGTTGAGCGTGCAAAGGAGGGAGCAAGGactgagcagaaaagcaagGCAATAAACAACAGTTGTACAAAGAAGTTGCCAAAAATGCAAGCTTGCAAATCAGTCGTCCCATTCTCTGCTACCATTGATGCCTACCTTCACCATGCAGTAGCCACAACGCCGCATCTTAACACTGCTTGAAACCTGGGGTATCATCGTGCGTTGTTCTTCACTTTTCTCTGcctataaagaaagaaatggagagacAAAAGATGTATCACGTGCTGCTGTCTGAAGTATGGCAGCTATCAGCCTGCTTGGCAAGACTGAGCTATCTGGATCCTTCTACTTGATGGTTCTGTAGTGCTGGTTATCTCTGTCATTAGGAAAATTAAACAATTCTTAGCAAAGCACAGAAGCTGCTACATTAATAGAGTGGTGTGAAATTCCACTGCAGATACTGAGGGTACGTGCAGAGCCAACAGGCCACTGTAACCATAGAAGAACTCTTGTGTAGAGGAGGAAATAATTGCAGACAAGATTCCACGCAGATCCCAACTACAATTCAGGACATAAATATACAAGGTTAGACTTCACTTCCAAACACAATCAGGATGTCTTTGCAGTACAGAAAGTGCTGTTTACTCATAATGCAGCCAACGTCAACATTAACAACGGGAGATTAAAACTGGCCGTGCCTTGTGTCTAAGAACGACTCAGAGCCTTGCAGCCAACGGACTGCACACATCTTCCTTGTGCCAAGCGCAAGATAAACCATTTCAAGTTGTTCTTATAGCAAAGACAAAAAGCCCACGGATCGCACAACCCCAGCGCATCTTCCATTCCCGAAGCGATGTACCTTTGCTTCCTCTTCAGCCCTAACGAAGCCCGGGTCCATGAGGGACACCTTGAAATACAGCAGGACGGAGCACCCGAGCAGCGCCACGAACAGCGTTGGCTGCAGCACGGCTCCGCGCTCCGCTTCCTTCTGTAGGTCTGAAAGATAATTCCGTGATATAGAGACCGCGGTGGTTCCTGGTACAGCCTGACCGCCCCAGGGCCATGCCGGGCAGGCCGTGCTACAGCACCACGGACCCGGCCGGGCGCTGCGAGGGCTCGGCCTCACCTGTGCGGTGCAGGAACAGCCCCAGCGTTAAGACCCCGCTGAGGGCGGTGTGTGCGGTTCTCACCCACATCCCGCCGGCTCCCATGGCGCCGTAGGCCCGGAAGGAGCAGCGCTGGAAGGCGGGGTGCGGCCCGCCCGCCTCGGCCCTCCCCTCAGCGCGGCCCCGGGCTGCTCCCTGCGGTTCTTCCGTTAGCGCTCAGACACAGCCCGTGTCCCTTCGCACCGCGCTGCCCTACGCGGCCCCTCAGCCCTATTTCCCCGGGTACTGCAGCCCTGCGGTGACACGCAGCTGTCAGAGCCGAGAACAAGGCTGCTAAATGTACACAGCGATGCTTGGGGGCCGTACAGGTGTGTTGGGGGGTTCTGCGTTGTGTCTGGGAGGTCCCGGGCTCCCCTGGCAGCTGTGTGAGGAAATACCGCACCTACAGAACGGCCTCATCCGAGCTCAGCCATCTGCAGGCTGCACATTGCGCCCTGCCTTTGGTCGTTTAGATGCGCACCGTGTGTCTGCTCTGAGGAGATGGAGCTCACCCAAAGCCTGTCGAAATTCTGAAATCAGTGgggttttttgctttctttgctgctttcgTTACCTTCCCATTAAACTCTAAAGAAGTGCCCCATGCTTTGCGATTCTATCCTCCCCCCCTGGAAAGCAGCTGCTCCTTGGTGTTGTTTGACCATTAACTTTGATTATTTCAGCCTGTGTTAAGTGAGTCAGTGACCACTTGCTGATCCTGGGGAAGCATCTGGTTGCACAGGTGGCACAAATTACTTATTTAATACAGTTAATCAAAAtagggacgtggtttagtggctgtggtggtgatgggttgatggttgggtGAGATGGGCTTGAAGGTGtcttccaacctttatgattctattagAATGGCCTGAATTTGCCTTTTCAGTGGTCattcaaatctttttttcatttctttttaattattctagGTAGTTACAAAACCGACAGAAATCCTCCCTCAGAAACCTCATAGACGTGATCAGCGCTTGTCAAAACTGAGCTTGGAGGTggccctgctgctgtctgcGTGCTTTAAATATCATGAAAATCCTTCTGTTCAAAGAAAacctttcagagcagcagggagctcagaACAGTAACATCAGCCTCTGTCTGCAACCAGGCAAAAAAAGGTGGgaagtgttttttccttcctttgtggAGAGGTGTAAACGTTAAAGCTGAATGAAAGCAATTTGAGTAGTAACAGTATTACCATCTTCAAAGCAGAAACGTTCTGATATTCCAGAATAATCTGTCCTAAGGGATGgattcttcctctttttgtgATTAGAATAATTTGGTGTGTGTTATGCTTTGAAACCTGTCTTGAATGAGAACTTATCTCTACCTTGAGGGTTCCAACCCCCAGGGCTATCTGGTTGAAGTTAGGCTCTGTTACAAACCCTCTGTGAGTGAGTTTTTGGGCAGAGGATCTCAATTCTTATGGCATTCCAGGTGAGGAACATGGTGCTGTTGGAAGCATAAAGtgtctctgttctctgcagtgtGGTACATTTTCAGCTCACTGTGTGTGGTTCAGTTTCATGTAACTCCTTTTCTTGCTTCATCCACTGAGTCTGACCCTTCAGAGGTTTTATGGTGACCACTGGATTAACTGGGAGTTGAACTCTTGTGAGATCAGTGTCTTAAGAAGAAAGTCCTGCTGGCCATAAAGCAGGCTGGCTGTTTGACACTAAAAAAAGAGTCTTTCCTTAAGTATTTGTCTTCTGCCCACTCACAGCACTAAGGCTGCAGAATGCTACAGCCACAGATCTGTTACAGAGTTCAGAGGCCATCTGTACAGTCAAATAttgctctgattttctttttttccccctctgatgTTATTTCATAATACTCTCTTCCTCCATCCATGCCTCCTTTCCATTGACAAACAGTGCTGTATCCCtcaaagcaatgaaagcaaaagccaCTGAACTGCACAATCAACACATGGcagttccttttgtttttaattaaacatgTGACAGCAAATGGACTGATAATGTACCTAAATAATCCACATTCATagaccaaaggaaaaaagacattGTTAAGCACTAGGTTTAATACACAGAGGGTATCCCAATGGATACAACAGAAAAGTTAATTCATTCAGAATTGTAAGGAAGCAACAATtgtgcatgatttttttttgcttggtttcACCACGTACAAATGTTCAAACCAGGCCTCAACAACAGGCAGGTGAAGGGAAGGAGTGAAAGCAGATCATTACtgagattattttctgtatgcaaaacatggaaatatatatttggttagcttaaaagcttttttttttctttcttttcttttttttttctttttttaataaaaaagaattacagaatcagtGACAATTTTCTGAAGCCAAAATAGTCTGTTagagcagaaatgtttcagtgaaGCAGGAAATCTCCCCAGTTCCTGTTTTTAAGTGCCATCCTCTCATCCTTGGCTGACAACCATTGCCCTCTTTGCTTTGTACAGATGCTTGTTGTGGAGA is a genomic window of Coturnix japonica isolate 7356 chromosome 17, Coturnix japonica 2.1, whole genome shotgun sequence containing:
- the ZDHHC12 gene encoding probable palmitoyltransferase ZDHHC12 translates to MGAGGMWVRTAHTALSGVLTLGLFLHRTDLQKEAERGAVLQPTLFVALLGCSVLLYFKVSLMDPGFVRAEEEAKAEKSEEQRTMIPQVSSSVKMRRCGYCMVKQPMRAKHCQLCQHCVRRYDHHCPWIENCVGEKNHPLFIVYLSVQLIVLLWGGHVAWSGLYFKQSWEWLWHNIFLLVSFLLIVVFTIVVLLLLISHLYLISCNTTTWEFMSYHRISYLRHSELENPFDQGVIRNLWRFFCSCHLTAWEKIYFHRNNETV